Sequence from the Flavobacterium sp. TR2 genome:
AAGAATGATGAAAGAAATGGGGGCTGCCGCTTGGTTCATTATCGATGAAAACGAAAAATTTGAATGGGCGGAAGCAACAAAAACGGACGGTGCAGTCTATCAGAATTTAATGACTTTCTGCAACAACGAATTATCCATGCTTTTCAATGGCGCTGTAATGGGACAGGACACGAAAAACGGCAGCCGTTCAAAAGAAGCTGCAATGCAGGAAACTTTGCAGACTTTAGTCGATAGCGATCTTTCATTAATTGAGCAGTACTGGAACTCTGTTGTAATTCCTGCGCTTATTAACATTGGCGTCATATCTAGAGAATGCGTTTTCACTTATCCTGAGAGCAAAGATATTTCTCAATTATGGTCAATGGTAAAAGAAGCCATGCAGCATTACGAAATGGATGTTGAATGGATGAACTCAACATTTAGCTTGAAAATATTAAAGCCTAAACAGGCTGCGCCAGCTCCAGGCACAAACCTAACAATTGGAGAAAGTTTTTTCGTCTAAGCCCCAAAGCCTATAATCAGTATTTTGGGGCATTGCATAACCGTTTGAATTTTCTGTACGACTGCAACTGCGAAGACTGCAAGGCAGAGAAAAGTACAATAACGCTGGCACAGAAAGACCGTTTTAAAGGGGTTTTAAAAGCTGTTGAAAAAGCATTTAAAAAATTGCATCAAAATGGAAAATACAGCCCTGAGGATTTAGCCAAGACGAAAGAATATAAAAATCTGATCTCGGAGACTAGTGCCATCTTTGATTCTGCAATTGTCGATAACGATATGCCCGAAGCAATGACGGAGAGCCTTAAAAAAGATGTCTTTATATTCTCGGGGCTTAAAACCAATGCACAGCTATTGGAAGCTTCGAAGCTCCTGCTGAACGAAGACAATCAATTGAAATCGTTTAGCCAGTTTTCAAAGGACATTAAAAAAATTAAGGAAGACTACAACCAGAACTATCTGGAAGCTGAATACCAGTTTGCAGTTTCCTCGGCGCAGTCTGCAGCAAATTGGGCTAACGTATCAAAAGATTATGATCTGCAATACCGAACAGCCAATGATGACAAAGTAAGGGCAAGCCACGCAGTTCTGCATAACATTACTCTTCCTGCAGACGATGATTTTTGGATTTCTTTTTATCCGCCTAACGGCTGGCGATGTCGATGCACTGCGCCTCAGGTTCGAAAAGGAAAATACGAAGTGAGCGACAGCAAAAAAGCTATTGCCAGCGGTGAGAAAGCCACGACCCAAATCGATAAGGACGGGAAGAATAAGCTTGCAATATTCAGATTTAATCCTGGAATGTCAAAAAAGATCTTCCCGCCTGAGCATCCATATTCAAAGGTTGCGGGAGCTAAGACCGCCGTAAAAGATTTAAAAGAACTTAAATGATGGACTTTAAAGCACTAGAAAACAAGATCATTAACGATGTCGCTGTCGAAGCTGCTGACGAATTTGACAGGAATTTTGAACGTAAAGCCTTTTTTAACCAGCATTGGCCTGCTGCAAAAATGCACAACAGCAGAGGCTCCCTATTAAACAGGACAGGCAGTCTGAGACGTTCTATAAGATATACCATTTCAAGCGGAAACATAAGATTTACAAGCTCTCTGCCCTATGCGTCCATTCACAACCAGGGCGGTGAAATAATTGTAACTGCCAAAATGAAAAAATACTTCTGGGCGATGCATTATAAAACGTCGGGAACTGAGGCAGAAAAATGGAAGAGTTTGGCTCTAATGCCGTTAGGGCATCGAATAAAAATTCAAAAACGGCAGTTTATCGGCAATCATCCGGACATTACAAAAGCCGTAAAAAAGATTGTAGATGAAAACGTAAAAAGATTTAGCGAAGACCTTTTAAGACAATTTAGACGATGAAAAAATATTTAGAAAGCATACAGGCAAAAATAAGCGAAGTAAGCCAGATAGCCTATGTTGATGAAGACTGGGGACAGCTTGACGAATACAGCAAAAACATGCCTGTCAAATGGCCGTGCTGTCTGCTGGATGTGTCAGCGGTGAGTTATGCCGATACTGGTCTTGATCGAACTTTGGTTCCGCAGAACAGACAGGAAGGCACGGCCAACGTGATTTTGACTTTTGCCAATTTAAAATTGACTAATACAAGCTTTAACGCTCCCAAGCTTCAAAAAGACAATGCTTGGCAGCTTCATGATTTAATCGAGATCGTCCACGGAAAACTGCACGCCTGGTCACCGGTTGCAGGGTCGGGAAAGCTAATCCGAAAATCGTTTAGAAGGATAAAAAGGGATGATGGAATCCAGCAGTATGAAGTTATATACGCCATCAAATTCCAAAACGTTTAGAAAGAAATTTGCAGCTGCTGGCTTTTCAATTTTTCCAGCTCTGACAATTCCTTATTAACGGGTGTACACAAAATTTTATGAAATGTGGTTCGTGAAATCGGATAAACAGGACAGATGTATTTTCTTAAAATAACCGTGTCTGGAATATCCTCTGTCTTATGCGTTTTGTATAGCTGCATAATTAGCTGATAGCGTTTAAGAGTATTATGTCTTATGCCGATAGATTGGTTAGTTTTGCTCATAGAACAAAATTATATATATTTTTATCATTGTACAACCCAACTTTTTACGCATAAAAAAAGCCTCCATTTCGGAGGCTTTTTTGTGATCTGATATTAAAAGCGTTTTCCTAAAACTCTTCGGAAAAGGCTTTTTATTTTGCGGTTCTGTTCAAATCTGACTATCAACGGTTTTGAAACCGTCAAAAAATTCAGATAAGCAAAAGACATTTGTCCAATTGCCTGTCCTAGCTTTTGAAAAGCTTGTGCCGCTTCTTGTGCGGTTGGTCTTGGGTCCTCCATAAGCTATTCGTGATCTACTTCTCCAATCCATCTGAAATTACCTTGGTTTGTACGGGTAAGATAAAATTGAAACACTTTTTCATCGACGACCAAAGTAACCTTATCCGTTTCAGATGTTCCATAAACTATAATACGTGTAGGCACTTCTGTTGTATAATTTGTTCCTACTGATATGACTTTCATGTAGGTTTCTGTGCTTTTAGTAGCGTCCGAATCGTCATTGCTGCAAGAAATTGTAAAAACTAAAAGCAATAGAAGTAAAAGCGTTTTTTTCATGGTTTTTATATTTTGATTAAGGGTTGGTTTGTATGTAAAGGTAAGCAAGAAACATCAGAACAAATATAATAAAACCTGCAATATACAGACGGCGTGTTTTTGTTTTCAGATCGTCTCGCAGCTTTATCATTGTCAGTTCCTGTTCCAGATAATGCTTATCTCTTATCTGATAATCTCTGTCGCATGGGTCTTTATAAGCTTTCATAATGTAAAGTTAAAACTTTATTGATTGTTGATTTTACGGGAATCCGTAATTATATAAAATATTAATTTGTTGGGATGATTTTCACACTCTTGTAAAGGATTTTAAGGGTGTCTTTTGAAAGTCCATTTCGGCATTTCTCAGCAAACATAATAGAATCGTTTCTATAAGTGATGTTCTCAGTATAATAGTTTCTTTCTTTTGTCACAATCTTGAACTTTGTTGCGATGTGTACTTTACACGACATACAAAATAAAGCGATAATTAATATAATAATTGTTCTCATAGTTTAGTATTTTAAATTTGTCCAGTGTATAATTTTGCCTTTAAATAATTTGTCTGGGTGATTTTGGATTATTGGATAGAAGTATTCAAAAAAATCATTCCACGTATCAAAACCATCGTTTAACGCTAGCTGTAACCTTTCATAACCAAACAATTCTCTTCCATCAACTGAGATTTGAATTATATCACTATGGTAATAGGTCATAAATATTTTCTGGGTACTTACAACTGGTATAGCTGGCGCAAACCTGAACATTTTTTTTGTCCTCGAATTGATAAAAAAGTCAATTAAGACACCCTGTTTCCAACGCTTGTTTGTGTCCTCTCGAATTGTTGTTATTTTAACTGCTTTCGATTCTGGAATATCCCATTGATCTATCACGCCAACTAAAGCTGCATCATCTCTAAACTTGTGATAAGCGATTAAATTAAATTTTTCTTGTAGCAACCCATTCCAAATCTTTTCAATAAAATATGTGGGCTTTTTATCTATCTGCGTGCTGAAAGGTAAAATCATGTCCAGTCGTATTTAGTATTAAATACTGAAATCGAAATCACATCATCAACATCAAACCTTACTACATTTTCAATTCTATCAAATATTTTTAGTTCAGGTATAGAAGCTTTACCCTTATAATCGGACAACGCTTTTTCGTACAGCTTTACGATCTCTTTTTTAGCTGTTCTAAAGTCTGGATATAACGTAAAGTCTACAATTTCCATTTCTTTAAAAATTAATTCCTGCAGTTTATTCTTCGTTGAATAGCGCTGCGTTATTTTTGCAAATTGTTTAGGCATTTTTTTAGTTTTTATGTGGTTAAAAATTAAAAGGGTTATACTCTTTACCGTCATCGGTAACAACAGCCAGCAGTCTATCTTGGTCGCCTTGTATGTTTAAATGCCAGACATCTACTTTTTTATAGTCTTCTGAAAGTGTGGCTCTGTAAAACATATCGGCTGTACCGACAGATGCTCTTGGTATTTCTCCAATTCTGGATTTAAACATATCAGGAAACGAGTGCAGAGAAATATTACTGTTCTCAAAATCCCTTAATTTCTGTAGTACTTGAAGTTCGTATGATTTGCTTCTTCGTGATTTTATTTCAATTTTAAGTGACATACCTCTTTAATTTTCTATTGGTTCAACTTTGTTCGTTATTATTAAGTCAAAAAGCTCTTCTTTGCTTTGTCCTGGCTTGAGCAGATATTTTTTTTCTTTAAAGGTTACAATCACTTTGAGCTGTCTGCCATTCTTTTTAGGGTTTGGATTTCCGTATCGGCCTTGCAGCCTATTGCGCTCTATGATACTATACCAATCCCGCTTATTTCTCTTTAAATGGAGCTGTTCTAGCTTTTTATCAATATGGCTGGTAGTCCATCCCTTTGATTTTGGAAACATTGAATTAAAATATTCCACGATTTCAACATTGCCCATGATCTTGTAATTAGAAATAAGATAGTCAACCGCTTCTACAGGCCAGTATTCCAATTTTATGCGCTGCAGACCAAGTTCGTAGGCTTTCATTCGAACTTTTGTCTTTTTTAGCCCTAGCGCGTCAGCGATCTGCTGATTTGTCATTGACTGAAAATTATCTCTTATAAACTTTATGTCTTTTTTCGAAAACATAATCTTTCTGTATTTGCCAACTGTTGCCATATAATCTAATATTCATCGTTGTACCTTTTTTGATTAAGCCAAGTGACTAAATGCGCTTTTGCCTGAGTAGTTTTTGCTAGAAAAGCATCATACTTTGGAAGTTGGTTGAAACATTTTATCGTATCGACCAGATCAAGCTTTTTCCAAGCTTTTTCAGCAGCTTCTTTTTTTACTTTCAGGTTGTATTTATTCCAGAAAGCTTCAAAGGAATAATCTTCTAAAACCAGTTCAATTGTAACTAAGTGCTTAAACTTTGTCCAATTTTCAATTTCGTGTCTGGTGCCAGGAAACTGACCGTTTTTGAATAGTTTTAATACGCGCGACCCTTTCAGATTATAAAAGCTGTGTATGACACCGTCGCTTTCTTTGTATTGGAACAGCCATTCGTCAGCTGTCTCCTTAAAAGTTACTTTATATGTGATTACTTCATTCATCTTTTTAAAAGGTATTTTATTGGTTTAGTGTGAACGAATGTTTGTGAAATCTGCCTAGCTTCTTGATGCAGCCGTTTTTCCGCATCAAAAATGCTTTCAGCTTTTAGAGTTGGTCTTCTTGGATATTTTTTTTTGTCTCATTAAGCTAATTTTTGGTTCAAATCGTCAATTGTCTTTTGAATCTGCTGTCTGATATAGGGCTCTTGAACATCTTTAACCTGCTGAATCAATAATAATTCTAACATATCGGCTTCGTGAAATTTCAATGACACTTTTATTTTCTTTTTAGCGTCGAACTGAGTTCTTTTTCCTTTCGCCAAAACAGCTTTTGCGTCAAGTTTGGCAGCAACATCCAACGCGATCGATAAAACCGCTTTATTTCTGCGAGTAAAAGCTTTCGTGTTGTAAACTGCCTCGAGGGTTGCCGCGATTATTATTGCAGCTTCAGGTGCTAGTGCTAAGTTTATTTTCATGTTTCTACAGATTTATAGGTTTCAAGTGGACAGTTTTCAGGAATGTTTAATTTGTAAGTTCCAGAGGATTCCTGATAAAAAATCAGAAAAGGTTTATGCTCATTTTCATTCGATTCATCTTCAAAAACACACACATAAGCTTTTATGTAGTTTGATTTATCTTCTAAAACCTTACAGTGCTCACATTCTGTACATTCGGTTATTACTTTTGCTATTTTTACTAACATTCTGTTTTTGGTTTTTCTAATTCTTTATTGCAATCGGCACAGACAATTACCGTTTTCTCGCATCCGCATAAAGTTTCTAATACTTTTGTTTTTCGATTTTTGTGCGGACAGTTCTCTAACATTCTATAGGTAATCATTGTAGTGGTATAATTTGCAGTTTGTGCAGTAGAGCCGACCATCTTTTTCTTTGACAGGCATTTCGATTTCACACTCAAAACAGTATAAATCCTCTAAAGTTTTAACTGCTTCCGTTTTATCGCTATCGTCTGATTGCTTTGCCAAAAACCATCCTATCTTAAATCCGAAATACATCACTGCAATAAGGACTACTGTTATAATTGCATATTCCATTATTTATATTTTTTAGTTACCATTGATTCAAAGCAGCTAATGATCTTTGAAAGCTCTTTTTCGTCCATATCCTTTAAAGGCTTTTTAACTGGCGATTTATCGCTCTTTAAAAACTCGCTCAATCTATGGATGTCGGCAACTTCGCCGTAGCGGTCATTTTTGACAGTCCATTGCAATGTTCTGAGCTGTGACAGTATTGCCATGTGCTTACTGTTTTTCTTATCAAACAGCCCCCAATTTTCATTGCTTCCTTGCAGTATATTTTGAAGCTGCTGTTTTGGCCTGTTGTAGTTGTCTACAGCGGAACCCGTTCCGCTGTAGACCTGTGGCTTAGTTGGTATCATTTTCAGTCTTTTTTAAATCACGATCAATCTTCTGAATCCAAGCAACACAAACCGCTGCCAATTGCACTATTTCATGTCTTCTTTTATAGATGTTAAATTCTGAAACAACTTCTGCAAATTCTTCTAATGCAATATGAGCAAAGGTTCCTGCTCCTTGTTCAAATGCAATTTCCAACATTCCTTTTGCTCGATTTTCTGTTGGAATTTCGTATTCTAAACACATTCTCTCAGGTGTACATCCGTCAGCCCTATTAAGCAATGTTTGGTCTAAACATGGGTGATTTTGTTCGCCCCACTTTTTGTCCTGCTTAATTCTTTCAAATTTGATTTCTCTTAAAACCTCTTCCATAATTTTAATGTGTTTTAAATGTTGATTTAGGATGTCTTTTAAATCTGTGATTATTGAAAACTAATTTTCTATAGCAATTAAAAGCGATGAGCTCTTTCACAGACATTCTTGTCATACACCTATAATTGCCAGAGCTATCTTTAATCAATTCGTGCCCATTTACACTATAGTGTTCGTGGTCTGTTATTGGGATTATTTCTACGGTCATGCTGCCAATGTTTAAATATTATTCTGATTCTGAATTTTAGCCACTCGTTAAAAGTGGCTATAGCCTTTAAATTGGTTATAATTAGCAGTATCGCTAATACTATGACTGTACTAAGATTTGACTGGTTCACTGTTGAAATCGAATTTGTAACCTTGTGAAAAATCAACTGCACTGGCTGAAAGGGGAATCGGCGTTCTTGTGCCGTCTTCATCGATCAGATTAGCTTCTATATACCAGACCGAACGAATTGGCTTGTAGGCCTCTGAAATGATGCTCACGCCGTCGGTAAAATCTTCATCGTCTATCTTCTTTGTAAGCTTCTGCAGTTCCAAAACTCTGCTGCCTTTAAGATTTCCTTTTGCATCCTTTTTCAAGAGGTTGAAAATGATGTCTACAAGGGCAGATGTCGATTCGTCTTTTGCCAGCGAACTGATGTACTTTTCAACTTTCGCGATTCCTGCGCTAACGGTGTCGTCCCAGCCGTCTGTAACTCTGTAGCCGATCGTGATTTCACCGCCTTTGGTTGAAAAGGTATGCGACTGCTGTTTTTCTTTGATTCCGTAAACATCTGCTTTCAGCTTTAAAATGTTTTCAAAAAACTGGAATGCCTGAGTTTTGGCGTTAGAAATCATTTCCGAAGCTGCACAGAGCGTAAAAATTGCTTTCGGCACTGCCTGTTCTACGAGGTCCTTGTATGCCTCACGATCTTTCTCTTTTTTTGCTTCGATTTCTGCTAATGCTGCTTTCAGCTCCTTTGCTGAATACTTTGTTATGTCTTTAGGTAGTGTTTCTGTGTTCATAATATTTCTGGATTATTTACTTCGATTGTTTCTGTTGTGATTATTGAATATTGAATGTTGTATCTGAATTTATCCCTTAGCTCCGCTAAAAATTTGCAGTCTGCATTGTAGTTATGCGGAACTATAACCGTCCTTTTTTTACCGTAATACTCAAATCGTCCTTTAATTTTTTGATGCAGCTTGTATCTCCTGTTCTGCTCTGGTGTTCTATGTTTCGCCATCTTGTAAAAATTGATTTTGATTGAAAGCCCGCCATGAAACGGCCTTTATTTTCTCGAGAACGACATTTACTTTGGCTTCTATCGCAGGCGGTATTTTAAAATCCCTGACATCATTTGGAAAATTGTGGTTAAGCTGTGAAAGCAAAGAGCCTCGTTCCTGATTAATGCATATTCTTTCGCCTGTTTTGAAAACATATATTTTGCCTTCATTCTGCTGATCTGAGCAGTAGGCCAGCACATTGTGCAGGTCTTCTAATCGTTGGTTTGTTTCTTCTATCGTCATACTTCATTTGAGGTTAGTTCACTGAAAAAACTCTGATGCCTTTTGGTCTTGATTCAGTCTTTTTGATTTTATTGAGCAATGCCGCTGGCCTTATGCTAAAAAGGGTTATAAGACAATTATGATAGCATCTTTCATAATCCCGTGCAGTTACATTTGAATTTGTGTATCGATCAGTCATTTCGTGAAATTTCTCTTCACATTTTGTCAGCTCCATTCTAAACCATGCATTTATTGGAGTGCTTGCCAATACCTGCTGAAATTCTTTTAGATCGTTGGTGATGTGTCCGCACCAATTGCTGTAAAAAGTCCAAATGATAGCTTCGTGTTGGTCTTCTGTAATCTCTAACTTTTGAATTACTGTTTTCATAGCTTAATGTTTTTGTGTTCCATGTAAATCTTCATAACCCTTTTGCCAAACCACAAACTGTTTTGCGTTAGGTCCGTATTTTCTTCCCTTGTTTGTAGCCAAATAACCGCTTACTACAACCTTTTGAGTAGCATCAAATTTTATCCTGTCTTCAAAATCAGTTTTTGGATTTTGCCCTTTAGCGTGGCCTATAAAAACCAATGTTTTTTCTTTAAATCTTTTTCTAAAATTCAAGTAGTCTTCAAATGTATATCCCAAAAAAAAGTATGAGACTGAATCTATTACTACTACTTGAGCGCTATTTCTTTGTTCAAGTCGATTAATAAGCTGTTCAACATTATCATCGATCACATTAAAATTATTTGCTACATCCTGCATTTGAAAAAGCTTCAATCTGTCTTGTAAGTTTTCATCATCCAAATCTTCTTCTTTTGAAATAAGAATCGTTTTTTCAGTTTTAGCAAACTCTTTAATCAACTGCATTATAAAAGAACTTTTACCGCTGGAACTGTCGCCCCATATAAACCAACGGGATTTTTTTTGCGGGTTTCCAAAAACATCATTGAAGCGCCCTGTAAATTTGATAAGTGGTATAACTGTAGAAAGTATATTTGCTACTGTCAGAGCTCTTTTAAATTTCTCCATATTATGCAGTCAGTAACCTTGGCATTCCTAATATGGTTCTTACAAAGTCTTCTGTGAGTGGTTGACCAGTTCTGTCGGCTTCTTTCATTGCAGGAACCAGAACATCATGCAATTCTCCGTAGTTATCGCAATTTTGTTTTAAAAATCTGATAAGTGACTTATCTTCAATTTGTTCTAAAAACATTGAAAAACTTCTGTCGATGCTAGGCAATTCTCTAATACCAAATTTGATTCTTCTATAAAATTGTGGTATTCCTGAACGGTTCTTTTTTCTTAGTTTGTCAAGATTGTCTGTTAACTGGCTTGTTCCAATAAGTGTGATGCCACAAATTCTAATTAAAGCATCGTATAATTCTTTCATAGAACAAAGCGCGGGCTGTTTCATATACTCACACTCATCAAAAATTAGGTGTGGTTTTAATCCTTCAAGTCTTAATTGTTTTAGCTTTTTAGCTATTTCGCCAATTTTCTTGCTTTTGGTTTTCGGCGTTGCGATTTTTAACGTATCTATAATCTTATCAAGTAAATCGCCAATTGTATCAAGAGAACCAACAACTATTTTAAAAGTATCAACAGGATTGGCTTTTAGAAACATATCAGAAATATAAGTTTTACCAGAACCCGTTTCGCCAATTATAATATTTGTTAATCCGTTTTCTTTTGCGTCCTCTAGAGTTGAAAGCATCCTGTAAAGCTGAGGCGTTTCTTTCATGCTCCAATACTCCTTTTTTAAAGAGTGCCCAATGAACTCAGCAATCAGTAAATACCATTTATCCTTAATTTCTGATTTACCCACAGTAGTTTCGCCTTTTCTAATACTTGAGATATAACTCTCGTTAACACCTGAACGCTTTACGATTTCATTTGCAGAAATACTATGTAAATTGATGTATTGGTTCAAAGCCTCAGTAATCTGCTGTTTTTGTGTTATTGTTATCATAGGTTAGTGTATTTGTTTAGGTTAACTTTTTCTTTTAAATAATTTGTTTGAGCTTCCTGCCAGCTAGATTCTTCTAATACTTTTTCGCGCTTTTCTTGCTTAACTGCAATACGCTCAGTTGCTTTTCTAAGTCTCTCAGTTGCTTTCTGATCTTTATGCTGTCCAAGACTATCAGGAATAATTAGCTTTTTAAGGGTGTCTAATTGTGGATTACTATCAAATAAATCCTCCAATACTTCCCGTTGTTGAGCACCTCGCAAAATGATCTCATTATTCATACGACGATTGTAATCGTACACCAATTGCCTTTGCTGAGTGTCACCTTTCTGTTGATCGTATAAAGCCATTGGCTGGATGTATTTTTCTTGTAGAATAAACTCCATCGTACCGATCTCTTCAATTAAGCGGCCGTCTCGACCTTTTGCATTACTTACCAAAATTTGACTTAGATCATCTGTATCATAAAAAACCATCCAATCTTCATGCATATACTTTCTAAAATTCATATCGAAAGTATCGTAAGCTCTTTCTTGTCCTTCTATTGTAGGTGTTAAGCCGTTTCCTTTCATTTTATTGGTATGTCCAGTTATTTGGCCGTAAGTGCGTAAGAATTGGTTCAATGACATTTCTGTTTTTTCTTCAAAAGACAAGAAACTATCAACAAATCCGTGAACTTTTTCAGCC
This genomic interval carries:
- a CDS encoding bifunctional adenosylcobinamide kinase/adenosylcobinamide-phosphate guanylyltransferase, with product MEKFKRALTVANILSTVIPLIKFTGRFNDVFGNPQKKSRWFIWGDSSSGKSSFIMQLIKEFAKTEKTILISKEEDLDDENLQDRLKLFQMQDVANNFNVIDDNVEQLINRLEQRNSAQVVVIDSVSYFFLGYTFEDYLNFRKRFKEKTLVFIGHAKGQNPKTDFEDRIKFDATQKVVVSGYLATNKGRKYGPNAKQFVVWQKGYEDLHGTQKH
- a CDS encoding DUF3164 family protein encodes the protein MNTETLPKDITKYSAKELKAALAEIEAKKEKDREAYKDLVEQAVPKAIFTLCAASEMISNAKTQAFQFFENILKLKADVYGIKEKQQSHTFSTKGGEITIGYRVTDGWDDTVSAGIAKVEKYISSLAKDESTSALVDIIFNLLKKDAKGNLKGSRVLELQKLTKKIDDEDFTDGVSIISEAYKPIRSVWYIEANLIDEDGTRTPIPLSASAVDFSQGYKFDFNSEPVKS
- a CDS encoding ATP-binding protein, with amino-acid sequence MITITQKQQITEALNQYINLHSISANEIVKRSGVNESYISSIRKGETTVGKSEIKDKWYLLIAEFIGHSLKKEYWSMKETPQLYRMLSTLEDAKENGLTNIIIGETGSGKTYISDMFLKANPVDTFKIVVGSLDTIGDLLDKIIDTLKIATPKTKSKKIGEIAKKLKQLRLEGLKPHLIFDECEYMKQPALCSMKELYDALIRICGITLIGTSQLTDNLDKLRKKNRSGIPQFYRRIKFGIRELPSIDRSFSMFLEQIEDKSLIRFLKQNCDNYGELHDVLVPAMKEADRTGQPLTEDFVRTILGMPRLLTA
- a CDS encoding phage virion morphogenesis protein, which produces MMDFKALENKIINDVAVEAADEFDRNFERKAFFNQHWPAAKMHNSRGSLLNRTGSLRRSIRYTISSGNIRFTSSLPYASIHNQGGEIIVTAKMKKYFWAMHYKTSGTEAEKWKSLALMPLGHRIKIQKRQFIGNHPDITKAVKKIVDENVKRFSEDLLRQFRR
- a CDS encoding phage head morphogenesis protein; translation: MNFLYDCNCEDCKAEKSTITLAQKDRFKGVLKAVEKAFKKLHQNGKYSPEDLAKTKEYKNLISETSAIFDSAIVDNDMPEAMTESLKKDVFIFSGLKTNAQLLEASKLLLNEDNQLKSFSQFSKDIKKIKEDYNQNYLEAEYQFAVSSAQSAANWANVSKDYDLQYRTANDDKVRASHAVLHNITLPADDDFWISFYPPNGWRCRCTAPQVRKGKYEVSDSKKAIASGEKATTQIDKDGKNKLAIFRFNPGMSKKIFPPEHPYSKVAGAKTAVKDLKELK